TCGTCTTTCTCCTGAAcaacacacatcacacacatgcTCGGGTCAGAGGCCTGTACAGCTGCTGCCACGTGGTGGAGATGCTCAGCTGTGAGCTCTAACTGTCTAAGTGCTTACATTGATGCCTGCCATGTTGATGTCTATGCGTGGCTTATCTTCTTCCGTGCCTTTTGGAGAGATTTGATTCAGAAGGTGGAAATAGGCTCTTGAGTCCTGaataaaaagaagcaaacaaacacGATTTAGGTTCCTGCTATTGTACAAACAAGAAAATCCACGCTAACTTTGGTCTCGTTAAAGGCAGCTGCACTCTGAGAAAGGTGATGAGAACTtgctaaatgttaaaataatgagCATTAATAAGATAcgaaagaacaaatgcaaaggAGGTTGAGGTTTTCTAAGTAGTAACAGCATtagaaaatgcaaacacacacacaggtgcacaACTGCTTGATTTATGAAGTAGCCTTGTAGTGCCTGTGTAATAAAAGTTGACAAATGCTGTACATCTGACATAATGAATGGTATTATTTAACTGAACTTCCTTTCTAAAATGTATGTTGCCAGAGAAACACTGTCTTTTTCTTAATCCCCACATACACAGCTAAGCCTGAGATACTACCCACTCGTTCCTATTTCTGGAACAGTTAAGTGGATACTTGGGTGAGtatgtgcaaacacaaacatgtgctACCTGTCCAGGTGGGCTGACAGACGTCTGTGCTAGTAGACATAGTTATTACTGTAGtgaaaaacaagtcaaaatggaTTTTAAAAGCCCTGTAAAGAACCTTAAGAGCCACATTAAAACTATAATATTATGTCCTAAAGTTTTGTTTAGTGTCTCTATCTGCATCTACCATTTAAATACACCAACTGAATTCACTGCCAGTGAGTAAACTCACTTTGATGTCAGAGCTGAAGTTGTTGATCTTCTTCTGACCAGCATTTTCCAGGTGAAAGTTTGCCCAGCGTAAAAGCAGTTCTTCTGGTGACAGCTTCATCAGGTCCTCCAGAGTTTCTCCATCTCTCAGCAATGCTGCCAGTGCTGTTCAGGGGCATTAATCATCACTTAAGCTGCTTGAAAACAGACCAGGGAATAACAGAACTAAAACAACTGTTATTTAATGCCATGTACCTTCGTTTCTGCTGAGCTCTATGTCAGCAAAAAGACCAATCTTGATGATTTGCCACAACAGACCCAGCACCAAATGGGGCTTCCCTTCTTTCAGGTCTAAAGCACCAATGTTCACCACATGGCACCCAATGGCTGAAGCAGAGTTCAGGGCCAGATTAAGATTCTCCTGTAATGTACaaattaacagatttttttttttttctttttaacatttgcataaaacctgagaaaagaaacagcaccatcataaaaaaaaaaaagaaaagctgactGACCTGTGTTGTAAAAGGTGTcagcttctttttatttatggtCCTCTCATCAATCGTGTCGGGCACTGACAGGTTGATCATTTTGCTGTGCAAAGAGtacaaaaaccaaacatgaaCTTTGATGATTGATGCTTGTTGTTAGACGAGATAGAAATCCAAACGTGTATTGTTAGAAAAGCACCGGTGTTTGTAAACAATAAGCAACTCTtggtaaatatttaatttttggaGCATCATGGTAGAAAAGTGGTTTAATAACATTTGAGGGCACAGTTTGAATAAATTTGTGACACTTTTTTCCAACCATTTAGTTTCAGTACTCAATACTGAGTACTCTCAAACAAATTCAAACGTGATGTTTACCAAATTCTTGCTTTAATATTGTGGTAAATACAACATAAACTTGATCTATTCCTATTTAACAATTACAAAATTACAGTACCATTAACAACATAATGTTATGCTGCATTCTAATTAGCAGtgctaaaaatatgttttcaactTGAAGTACTGTTATTTTACTGCAACATTACTCAAATACAGGTAGTCACTGGTGTcaaaaatacttaagtaaaagtaaacatatattttttttcaactatTTAGAGTATTAGTTCCTTTTTACCTGCTTAATATATTATCAATAGGAGGCATTCAATTGAGATCCATATTATAACAAACAGTGGCAGCTGAGTCTCATAAAATCAGAATATCAGACAAACTGTCAGTCTCATAAATGACTAAACTTAGGTTAATGTAAGACTGCTTTATGCTTTATGGGATTTTTATTTACTCACTGTAAAGTATCAAAACCAAATAATTCAGCAGGTAATAAACAATCATAGCTTTTGTTTATTTGCCTACAAAAATTCAAATGAACAGTTTGGACATTATTTTAAACTCAGAAGCAAattgtgactttttaaaaaaatttttttttactgggatAGGACAATGGAGAGAAGACGAGAAAGCTGGGAGACAAATCAATGGCAGCAAATGCAGTAAATGGCCTTGGAGTGGGTTTGAACCCGGGCCTCTGCATTAGCCTTATGGTATGTGGGTCAACCCAGGGGAGCTAAATCGGCACCACaaattgtgattttaaaaatagcCAATTCACACAGTAAAGCATAATGAAGTACAGTAAAAATACGGGGGAATTGACTTCAATACAGCAATACGATTAGCTGGACTGTTTTTACGAGTTTGAGGTATGTTAAAGTGaacatatcatgcttttaaatccttccttttcatatgtaaatcattcactcgtggtctatataaagtagaactgcaatgctttggtctgaattcctcgttaTTGTGGCTCCACAGACGCCTCGTTTCCCCCTGTTCTGAGGTGCGTCTTAGAGCAGCTCGTTTTGGTGCGGTccctttaaatgtgaatgagccATTTCACGCCCCGGCCCCCTCCAGGTCGCAGAACGTTCCACTCCACCCTgtttggccatttttgtagtttgatagcagcgatacGATTATCTACCGGCAGAGAAACTTTTTATTCCCAAGTTTATTGAAGATGTCAACAACGGAAGACTTGTCCATCCAGCCTTACATGTTTGAGTCAGAGTCTGACCGAGAGCAGGAGAATGaagatgacaaacctgcagAACCACGCCTTCAAATGAATGCATCGCAATGGAGTGTTATTACTGTATTTACACCCTCTCCATCCATATCAGCTACCTATAATATGGAGCGTAGTTTAACTATAGTGTCCATACATTGGAAACTACTATTTAACACCCACAAAAGGATACTCATACTCACTGTACACAACTAAAGATGTGCAATAATTTGATTAAGTATATCTTATTTGGACTACAAAATcgctaagagaaaaaaaataaataaaaatgtcggATTCACGAAATTGGTTAGCCGGAACTCCATGACCTTAGCACcacaaatactgtgatgtaATAGACAAGAAAACGTAAtagggaatagagaaaactgaacagactgaaaaatatgatccaaaaaagaatataaagatatcgaCGCAGCACCGGGagagaatacatttaaattttctgcactcctagacactcaaagcagacacacacacacacaaaaaagtatttaagggctaaaaaagtggattttacatgatatgtcccctttaaacTATATTAAACTTCAACAGTAAACTGACTTTAATCATTTTGAGCTTTGACCAGACCAACTGCAATTCAGACACAGATAATGCAACTTCTTCAGAGCTCCATAtgttgatataaaaaaaaaactcacatttACCATTTAGCCAAATATGAACAACCTTTAGAGCAGTGTCAGAGCTAGGTGAGAGACAGTTACAGGAGTGCTCACCAGAGTACGATACCGTCTCCAACACATGTGAAGAGGGCGTCTGTGTTGGGATCCATGGGCAGAACATGCTGGCAGTCAGGGTCCTTTTCCAGAGCAGTGTTGATCCAGTTCACAAAGGCGTATCGCTCCTCCTCTGTAACGACAAACACAGGCGGCTTTAAAATCCAAACACCAACAAGATAATGTCACTGACCTGCTTATAAGGACTAAGTTTACTAGGTCACATTGTCCAGTAGAGATTACTTCAGTGTTAAATGAAGCATCTGCAAGTGAACTGCAGAATGTACAAAGTCTACAGCTCATGACAAACATTGGCAGCAaatagaaagagaaaacagacaaTGCCCAAGAGGTCAGGACTCTCTATGACGTACCAGAGAATGAATGTTGTGTGCCTTCACTCGACAGCTCAGAGGTCCCTCCAATAGCCAGGATGCCTTCCTTTCTGTTGATGGCCTTGCGAAAAGACTTGGATATCTGGCCAGCTTTCAGCTCATCAACAATCTAAAATAATAGCAAAAGATGCTTAGAAATGCTAAAGGCTGAAAGTTATGGcatgtttgtgttgtatttattGACATTTGTGATTGTGTTGTAGAAATGAACATTATTTACAGCAATGGCTGTTCTTCAAAAAGTTGTAAagccaaaaataatatttttttaaaatttcactgTGCATCTATAATAATTACAAGAATTAGATTCTTATGTTCAAGGTAGCTCTCTGCTAATATTTCAATTAAAGCACATTTGTTCAATAAAACATTTCTAACCAGTAAAACTGAGTGAGCATTACAGACAAATAACTGAACTTTCTGAAAGAACAGTTCTTTTGGATTATGTTTGATTACACAGGTATATCAAATTGCTGTATATACATGCAAGCAACTCTACTGAGGAATCACTTTCAGATCAGCCACATATAATTTTATGATATGATGGCCATTTAATTTGTAATTCAACAATTTTTGTTATCGGGAATCATTTGcaagggttttatttttttaatttcagcttttttgAAACACAATCAGCAGACTAATCAATGAATCTGAGTCAATGACTCAAACATTCTGTAATAAGCCATAGTTCTGTGCAAAAGCCTCAACCGACTTCTCTCctgttactgttgcctttttGTCTTTTGGGCTCCTCTAAGCCACCGTAGCAGCTCAGGTCACTTGGCAGACACAGGAGAGCTGCTGGAACTGCTCCTCACTggcatgaaaacaaaaagccaaCCTGCCAGCTACAAGGCTAAGAAGATATGGTGAGTATCTAGTTTAGTAGCTGAAGTTTTGGCAGCATCAAAGGGCTTTAAAAAACAGTGTTGATTGATAGAAAAGGTACAGGGTTGCCTCAGGTTGATGGATTCATGATAGCATCTGGGTTAGAGTTCTGTAGTAACAGCTACAGAACTTATTGTCCTCcacattaaaacattatttaaaaataattaagggAGCAATATGTGGTGACAGTTCTTGCTCTGTAGTGTAGCTTATCAGTAAATCACAACATATGAACCGAGCTGCGTTGACAATACGCATTCAGTGGTAACATATGTGACACTTCCTGCAGCTGAAGTTATCACTGCCTCATCAGTGACCTtggctctgcagctgctggcgTGACCACAATGAGCTGCCAGGCAACTACGTAGCACAGCACTCTTTACATGCAGAAGGTCACAGGACGCTAACTTGCGTTTCCTATCGTAGTGTAGATAAAAGAAGTAaccacaacaacacaacagcaaTATTTTCAACCAGTTCTGCATATTTTGTTTCATCTTTCTCATACAAAAGcacatatatgtgtatataataACTTATCAACACATGAACGACGCTGGATTGAGGAGCCCAGCTTTGCAGTGTCATAAAATACCTAATCAGTTAGCAGATATTTGGACTAAGAGCAACTAcatcttcagaaaaaaaaaaaagttcttgaCTGATAAGGTACGCAAGCTGTACAATAAGCTGCTTCTGCAAGTGACTGACTCTTCATTTCCTCAGCTTACTTCACTTTGATGGCACCACTTCCACATTCCTACAgtatgtatgtttgtgcatttgtggCAACGTAGAGGCTTTTCAGCTCTGCTGTTCATGCAGATGCTATCAGATAGAGATAtaattttacagaaaaaaaacaaaacacttggaATAGAAGGTAAAAATTCATCAGGCTTGCTTATAACATACCGAGGTAAACTCTGTAAAGTTTAGTTTTTCATCATTGTCCGTATCGAGTTTCTGGATGAGCTCTCGAAGCCTGAATCCTGGTAGGGGATGGCCAATCTCTTTAAGGAGGTCGCCAAGCTCTTGTTTACTGATATTCCCATCTCCATTCTTATCTATAGAAACACAGGAAGAACCATTAGATATAGTAAAACTAGCTGTAACAACAGTGACAATTACAATTATAAttcaacattttcatttttggtaTCCAAAATTGTCAAAAccaagtctgaaaaaaaaaaaaaagatgtcacaAAGAAGGTAAATTTACAAGACAAACTCTTAACAAACCacaaatattatataaatatgttaTTAACAGCATACTCAGTAACATGGCTTTTACTCACCAAAATTGTCAAATATCTGTCTCATCTCCTCCCTTTCTTCCTGTGTTAGCTTTGCAGACATTTTTCTGAGATTGACCTGAGGTGGTCAGTCAGAGAAAGGTGTGACTGTGGGGAGAGAGCAGAGTCAGTCTCAAAACAACGTGAGGCAAACAGTGTCTTTATCACTCCCCCCAAAACTCCCCCAGACTGCTGCAACCTCCTGTGTATTCAACCAGCATTCAACACACAGCAGAAAAGTGAACCTCTCATTTTCTCCCAGGTCTAAAAATAACTTCATTTGCCTGTCTCCCTCACAATGATCACAGCCACTGTTAGCATTTATCCTTTTCCTTAATCAAAGTCACTTCCTGTTAGGTTTTATTGTACAGCACAAGCacatactgtaataaaactacCAGAGGATCCAAGACCTGAACAGCCTTTGaatgattttatgttttcttctgAATTAGTTTACTGTACAGCACATTttgtaaaattaatattttttactAACATATATTTTTGCCTATACTACAATCAACAAAACAAGTTAAATCTTTTTACTGATAGATGCAATAAAAAGCTGTTAGGACTGCACATCTAGTTTTATGTAACAACATAACATCTGGTATATTTGTGAGCCCCTGTGAGGCTTATATACAAATATAGAAATTGTGTCTCTGTGACCTCCACCTAAGTTGAATTTCTGCGATCCCCTCTTTCTCTGTAGCCAAAGAGCTACACAAATGGACACCAAGGCAGACGATAAAGTCTCTTGAGACGATGGCCAATATTCTGTGATTTCTGGTGTAGCCACCAGATATCTAGAGAGCAAACATCTATTCATTTATTActatccatcaatccatccatccatcttcttccgcttatccttttcagggtcgtggggggagctggagcctatcccagctttgtagggtgaaaggcagggtgcaccctgtacaggtcgccagcctgtcgcagggctaataCAGCGATCATTTATTACTAATCCTGATAAGTTTATATGTATTTCTGTTTACCTGCACACTCCCAAATCCCACTGAAAAGAATTGGTCATTACAACTTAggcaaaaaaaatggaaattaaaaCAGAAGTACAATTTAACCCTTGTCTACAGTTTCTGCACATGTGACAGAACAATGTAAAGAGAGCGTGGTGTTGATATGTCAGTCACCAGCTCAAACCCATACAGTATTAGATAAATGATTGTGACTGGCATGGCATGGGTAAGGCCAGATGGAAATCTGTTTAAACAGTCAGAGCAAATGAAACATGACCTGTCAGGTTCATCTGGTTCAAAGGTTAACGACTCAAGTCACGCAGCGACTACAAGTCACGCAGCGACTACAAGTCAGCGAGAATCAGTCTTGAGAGCTACTCTGCTTGACAAAAACCACTGTGT
The window above is part of the Archocentrus centrarchus isolate MPI-CPG fArcCen1 chromosome 14, fArcCen1, whole genome shotgun sequence genome. Proteins encoded here:
- the pls3 gene encoding plastin-3; protein product: MSAKLTQEEREEMRQIFDNFDKNGDGNISKQELGDLLKEIGHPLPGFRLRELIQKLDTDNDEKLNFTEFTSIVDELKAGQISKSFRKAINRKEGILAIGGTSELSSEGTQHSFSEEERYAFVNWINTALEKDPDCQHVLPMDPNTDALFTCVGDGIVLCKMINLSVPDTIDERTINKKKLTPFTTQENLNLALNSASAIGCHVVNIGALDLKEGKPHLVLGLLWQIIKIGLFADIELSRNEALAALLRDGETLEDLMKLSPEELLLRWANFHLENAGQKKINNFSSDIKDSRAYFHLLNQISPKGTEEDKPRIDINMAGINEKDDIKRADAMLVQADRLGCRQFVTPTDVVSGNPKLNLAFVANLFNKYPALTKPENEDIDWGLLEGETREERTFRNWMNSLGVNPNVNHLYADLQDAMVILQLYEKIKVPVDWNNKVNKPPYPKLGTNMKKLENCNYAVELGKKAKFSLVGIGGQDLNDGNPTLTLALVWQLMRRYTLNVLEDLGDGDKVNDDIIVRWVNKTLAEAGKSSKISSFKDKEISSSLAVLELIDAIQPNSIDYDLIKTGSLSDDDKQENAKYAISMARKIGARVYALPEDLVEVKPKMVMTVFACLMGRGLKRV